In Pseudochaenichthys georgianus chromosome 6, fPseGeo1.2, whole genome shotgun sequence, a single window of DNA contains:
- the LOC117448364 gene encoding peroxisomal succinyl-coenzyme A thioesterase-like: protein MSMKPLRVKLSVQPSRGLVDEKFTVLVQNLLPGFQLTIHALHQCEDGHSWEAFAHYTANATGTVNVSEDPSLDGTYSGVEQMGLLWSLRPVPGSKSGLRMRKMNVQTPMVVTISVYQGHQMGGFLDQVLLASVVVERWYMAPGVRRVPITESKLTATLFLPSGPGPFPGLLDLWGGGGKLVEYRAALLASHGIASMALDYLTPQITKETGKIVDNDYFETAYRVLEQHPQILGSRIAMLGLSFGTTVTLGMAVYSQVVKLSCAVCISGSHVQPIGASVEQILTYFHGNAYKTRFDENNQVIWRDLMLPIPTDPSLKVEMGRLQCPLLLVVGEDDQNWPSYESAMDMKEMMERAGNSHLLTVLSYKNAGHLIEPPFTPFARASTFKTVSNPPTKVMALWGGELVAHSRAQEDAWRKTLVFLRENLYGGMKHGASFSNL, encoded by the exons ATGAGCATGAAGCCGCTTCGTGTGAAGCTGTCGGTCCAGCCGTCCAGAGGGCTTGTGGATGAGAAGTTCACCGTCTTGGTCCAGAACCTCCTCCCTGGGTTCCAGCTGACCATCCACGCCCTCCACCAGTGTGAAGACGGACACAGCTGGGAGGCTTTTGCTCACTACACTGCCAACGCCACCGGGACTGTGAACG TTTCAGAGGATCCCAGTCTGGACGGGACATATTCTGGGGTTGAACAGATGGGTCTGCTGTGGAGCCTCAGACCAGTTCCAGGCAGCAAATCTGGGCTCCG AATGAGAAAGATGAACGTCCAGACTCCCATGGTAGTCACAATCTCGGTGTACCAGGGTCACCAGATGGGGGGCTTCTTGGATCAGGTGCTGCTGGCCAGTGTGGTGGTAGAGCGATGGTACATGGCGCCCGGCGTTCGAAGAGTCCCGATAACAGAGAGCAAACTCACTGCGACCCTCTTCCTGCCCTCAG GACCTGGACCTTTCCCCGGACTCTTGGACCTTTGGGGGGGCGGAGGGAAGTTGGTGGAGTACCGGGCAGCGCTGCTGGCCTCCCATGGCATCGCCTCGATGGCCCTCGACTACCTGACACCTCAAATCACTAAGGAAACTGGGAAAATTGTGGACAATGATTACTTTGAG ACGGCCTATAGAGTTCTGGAGCAACACCCTCAGATCCTCGGCAGCAGGATCGCAATGTTGGGTCTTTCCTTTGGCACCACTGTCACTCTGGGAATGGCTGTTTACTCCCAGGTTGTAAAG CTCAGCTGTGCAGTGTGTATCAGTGGGAGTCATGTGCAGCCGATTGGTGCAAGTGTTGAACAAATACTGACTTACTTTCACGG aAACGCTTATAAGACTCGCTTTGACGAGAATAACCAAGTGATCTGGAGAGATTTGATGCTGCCCATCCCCACAGACCCCTCACTAAAAGTGGAG ATGGGACGACTGCAGTGTCCTCTGCTGCTCGTTGTTGGTGAGGATGATCAGAACTGGCCCTCCTACGAGTCTGCAATGGAC ATGAAAGAGATGATGGAGCGGGCGGGGAACAGCCACCTTCTGACTGTCCTCTCCTATAAGAACGCCGGTCACCTGATCGAACCTCCATTCACGCCGTTCGCCCGAGCCAGCACCTTCAAAACGGTCTCTAACCCACCAACCAAGG TGATGGCTCTGTGGGGCGGAGAGCTGGTGGCACATTCTCGCGCTCAGGAAGATGCCTGGAGGAAGACGCTGGTCTTTCTGAGGGAGAATCTGTACGGCGGCATGAAACATGGTGCTTCATTTTCCAACTTGTAA